The genomic DNA TGGATACTTGCAGTCATCAACTGCTCTTCTCGTCCCGCCATACAGCCCACCCTCTATTCGGTTCTTGAGCTTAGAAGCTCTGACCTTCAGTAGCGAGCATTCAACGGCTCGAATAGGTCTGATGCACCGACATGCTCACTTTCGTTAAGGTTATTCACAAGTATTTTGGAGTAGCCCACGTCCCTCAGTCCCCTTCAGAGAGCATTTCCAAAGTACGCGGTGAGAATCGCGTTCTCCAGCATTGTCGCCTCCCACGGTTTGCTACAGTAGAACTGATCCTCACTCATGCTTTCGAAGAAATCTTAGTGAGCATTTGGGAACTGAACACGACCCATTGGCGCGCGTCCGCCCCCAAACCGTCGCCAAAATCGAAGAACAAAAAGGGACCGGCACGAGCCTGCATTTCTATCTGCCGCTTTATGCCACCCTGCCACTCCCTCTGGCAATGTTTGAGTTGAACTGCAGCGCGGATCACGCCTGTGTCACGTCAGCAAAGGGGTGGTCGATCATGGCGCAAAGAGAAAAACTCACCGAAAAACTGGTCAGGGCCGCCGAGCCGCGCGCGGGGATTTACCAGGTTTTCGATGAAGATGTGCGGGGGTTTTCACTGCGCATCTTTTCATCCGGCAGTCGGCATTTCGCGCTGGATTACCGCGTCAAGGGGCGACAGCGCCGCTTCACCATCGGCAGGTGGCCGGAATGGACCGTCACGGCAGCGCGCGAACAAGCCAAGGCGCTGCGCCGCATCATTGACGATGGCGGTGATCCGCTGGGCGAGCGCGAAGCCGGAATGGCCGCGCCTCGCATCCCCGATCTGATCGACCGCTATATCGAAACCCACACACCAAATCTGGCTCCGAACAACCGCGCCGATCAGATTTCCATGTTGCGCAAACTGGTCCAGCCGGTCTGGAAGCACAAACTGGTCGAGGACATCACGCTGGAGGATGTCGATCGGTTGCTGAGCGATATTGCCAAGGGCCGCGCCCGCCCCTCCAAGGCCAAACCCAACAATCGCGCGCGCAAGCTGCAGGGCTCGAAACCCACGCCAATCCGCGCCAATCGCACCGGCGAAGTCTTGCGCAAGATGTTCAGCCTCGCCGTCCAGTGGAAACTGCGCCCCGACAACCCCGCGATGGGTTTTCACCGGCGCATTGAGACCGAGCGCGAACGCTATCTGAGCATGGATGAGATTGATCGTCTGGCCAAGGCGCTGGGCAAAGCCGAAGACCAGCGCGCGGCCAATATCATCCGGATGTGCATGTTGACCGGCGGCCGCCTTGGCGAAGTGCGCTGCGCGCGGTTTGAACAGTTCAATCTGGAATTTGCCACATGGTCCAAGCCCGCAACCACCACCAAGCAGCGCAAAGTCCACCGATTGCCGATTTCGCCGGATGTGGCCGCCATCGTGCGCCAAAGGCAAACCGCCGTGCATCCGGGCTGTCCGTGGCTGTTCCCCGGCGATGTACCCGGACAGCCGGTCAAGGAAATCCGCCGCTTCTGGCGTCAGATCCAGTCCGAGGCCGGGATTGCGGGTGTGCGGATCCATGA from Pseudorhodobacter turbinis includes the following:
- a CDS encoding tyrosine-type recombinase/integrase — protein: MAQREKLTEKLVRAAEPRAGIYQVFDEDVRGFSLRIFSSGSRHFALDYRVKGRQRRFTIGRWPEWTVTAAREQAKALRRIIDDGGDPLGEREAGMAAPRIPDLIDRYIETHTPNLAPNNRADQISMLRKLVQPVWKHKLVEDITLEDVDRLLSDIAKGRARPSKAKPNNRARKLQGSKPTPIRANRTGEVLRKMFSLAVQWKLRPDNPAMGFHRRIETERERYLSMDEIDRLAKALGKAEDQRAANIIRMCMLTGGRLGEVRCARFEQFNLEFATWSKPATTTKQRKVHRLPISPDVAAIVRQRQTAVHPGCPWLFPGDVPGQPVKEIRRFWRQIQSEAGIAGVRIHDLRHTFASLLVSGGASLEMIGKLLGHSQMRTTQRYAHMMDSPLRDGVNAVAEMMKPQLRIVQGGVQGGR